A portion of the Gemmatimonadaceae bacterium genome contains these proteins:
- a CDS encoding response regulator transcription factor has product MSRLLVVEDDPAILRGLSDNLRLESYDVVTAIDGDSGFRMARDGGFDLVILDVMLPKLSGFDVCRRLRESGASVPILMLTARGEETDRVHGLDLGADDYLTKPFSLRELQARVRALLRRRNPTTQLPDEVRFGDVVVDFRRFEAQRSGTPLKLTRKEFGTLRLLVGRAGKVVTRSELLEEVWEYREYPTTRTVDNHVASLRAKIEDDPGNPRHLLTVHGVGYKFVS; this is encoded by the coding sequence AGGACGATCCTGCAATCCTGCGCGGGTTGAGCGACAATCTCAGGCTTGAGTCGTACGATGTGGTGACGGCGATTGATGGAGATTCGGGTTTTCGCATGGCTCGCGATGGGGGGTTCGATCTGGTGATCCTCGACGTGATGCTGCCGAAGCTGAGCGGCTTCGACGTGTGCCGGCGGCTCCGCGAATCAGGGGCGAGCGTTCCGATTCTCATGCTCACCGCGCGCGGCGAAGAAACGGATCGCGTGCATGGCCTCGATCTCGGCGCGGACGACTATCTCACCAAGCCGTTTTCGCTCCGTGAGTTGCAGGCGCGCGTGCGCGCACTGCTTCGCCGTCGCAACCCCACCACGCAACTTCCCGACGAGGTGAGGTTTGGCGATGTCGTCGTGGATTTCCGGCGCTTCGAGGCGCAGCGAAGTGGAACTCCGCTCAAGTTGACGCGCAAGGAGTTCGGAACGCTTCGTCTGCTCGTCGGCCGCGCGGGAAAAGTCGTCACGCGGTCCGAGTTGCTGGAGGAGGTATGGGAGTATCGCGAGTATCCCACGACGCGCACGGTGGACAATCACGTGGCGTCGCTGCGCGCAAAGATCGAAGACGATCCAGGCAATCCGCGGCATCTGCTCACGGTACATGGCGTGGGCTACAAGTTCGTCTCGTGA